A genome region from Sphingobium sp. CR2-8 includes the following:
- a CDS encoding DEAD/DEAH box helicase: MAFETLHPLLAQALTTKGYEALTPVQSEVTQEEAHGRDLIVSAQTGSGKTVAFGLAMASELLGDADRLPPAAWPLALVIAPTRELALQVSRELEWLYAGARARIATCVGGMDAAKERRALAQGAHIVVGTPGRLRDHLERGALDLSALKTAVLDEADEMLDMGFREDLEGILDATAEGRRTLLFSATMPKPIVALARRYQKDALQIATISAERGHGDISYQAMTVAPADIENAVVNLLRFHEAETAILFCATRDNVRHLHASLTERGFAAVALSGEHSQNERNHALQALRDKRARVCVATDVAARGIDLPTLTLVVHVELPRDAETMQHRSGRTGRAGKKGTAVLIVPYPRRRRVESMLKGAKIPVEWTTAPSKEQIAAQDAERLRSRLLEPMELEESDWALGGELLEAKSAKEIAAMLVRSARAAMPAPEELLDASEAPARRDGPRPGFEDTQWFRMNIGRTQNADPRWILPLICRRGHVSRGDIGAIRITTNETMFEIPKAISAKFLAAVRRSGEAGDEGADVMFDMVDGAPREEARTNRKQLRPANGDRPNRTGPPRGGPGNHSRGGAAPHSPRPFKGAGAGGPRKGPPRSRG; this comes from the coding sequence ATGGCTTTTGAAACCCTCCACCCCCTGCTCGCCCAGGCCCTGACTACCAAGGGCTATGAGGCGCTGACCCCCGTTCAGTCCGAAGTGACGCAGGAAGAGGCGCATGGCCGCGACCTGATCGTGTCGGCGCAGACCGGTTCGGGCAAGACCGTCGCCTTCGGCCTCGCCATGGCGAGCGAATTGCTGGGCGATGCCGATCGCCTGCCCCCGGCGGCCTGGCCGCTGGCGCTGGTGATCGCGCCGACGCGCGAACTGGCGTTGCAGGTCAGCCGCGAGCTGGAATGGCTCTATGCCGGTGCCCGCGCCCGCATCGCGACCTGCGTGGGCGGCATGGACGCCGCCAAGGAGCGCCGCGCACTGGCGCAGGGCGCGCATATCGTGGTGGGCACGCCCGGCCGTCTGCGCGACCATCTGGAACGCGGCGCGCTCGACCTGTCGGCGCTCAAGACCGCGGTGCTGGACGAGGCGGACGAAATGCTCGACATGGGCTTCCGTGAGGATCTGGAAGGCATTCTCGACGCGACCGCCGAGGGCCGCCGCACGCTGCTGTTTTCGGCGACCATGCCCAAGCCGATCGTGGCGCTGGCGCGGCGTTACCAGAAGGACGCGCTGCAAATCGCGACCATCTCTGCCGAGCGCGGCCATGGCGACATCAGCTATCAGGCGATGACGGTGGCCCCTGCCGACATCGAGAATGCGGTGGTGAACCTGCTGCGTTTCCACGAGGCGGAAACCGCGATCCTGTTCTGCGCGACGCGCGACAATGTGCGCCATCTGCATGCCAGCCTGACCGAACGGGGCTTTGCCGCCGTGGCGCTGTCGGGCGAGCATAGCCAGAATGAGCGCAACCATGCGTTGCAGGCGCTGCGCGACAAGCGGGCGCGGGTGTGCGTGGCGACCGACGTCGCCGCACGCGGCATCGATCTGCCGACGCTGACGCTGGTGGTGCATGTCGAACTGCCGCGCGACGCGGAAACCATGCAGCATCGGTCGGGCCGTACCGGGCGCGCGGGCAAGAAGGGCACCGCCGTGCTGATCGTGCCCTATCCGCGCCGTCGCCGCGTCGAATCGATGCTGAAGGGCGCGAAGATCCCGGTCGAATGGACGACCGCGCCGAGCAAGGAACAGATCGCCGCGCAGGACGCCGAACGGCTGCGTTCGCGCCTGCTGGAGCCGATGGAACTGGAAGAGTCCGACTGGGCGCTGGGCGGCGAATTGCTGGAAGCCAAGAGCGCCAAGGAAATCGCCGCGATGCTCGTGCGCAGCGCCCGTGCGGCGATGCCTGCGCCCGAAGAGCTGCTGGACGCCAGCGAAGCCCCTGCCCGCCGTGACGGGCCGCGTCCGGGCTTTGAGGACACGCAGTGGTTCCGCATGAACATCGGCCGGACGCAAAATGCCGATCCGCGCTGGATATTGCCGCTGATCTGTCGTCGCGGCCATGTGTCGCGCGGCGACATCGGGGCGATCCGGATCACGACCAACGAGACGATGTTCGAAATCCCCAAGGCGATTTCGGCCAAGTTCCTGGCCGCCGTCCGCCGGTCGGGCGAAGCGGGCGACGAAGGCGCGGACGTGATGTTCGACATGGTCGACGGCGCGCCGCGTGAAGAGGCGCGGACCAACCGCAAGCAGTTGCGTCCTGCCAATGGCGATCGCCCCAATCGCACCGGCCCGCCCCGTGGCGGCCCCGGCAACCATTCGCGCGGCGGCGCTGCCCCGCACAGCCCGCGTCCGTTCAAGGGCGCTGGCGCGGGTGGCCCGCGCAAGGGGCCGCCCCGCTCGCGCGGCTGA
- the rplA gene encoding 50S ribosomal protein L1, translating to MAKITKKAKALATAIDREKLHGVDEALGLIKTHATAKFDESVEIAINLGVDPRHADQMVRGVVTLPAGTGKDVRVAVFARNDKAQQALDAGADIVGAEDLLESIQAGNIDFQRVIATPDMMGLVGRLGKVLGPKGLMPNPKLGTVTPNVAEAVKAAKGGQIEFRVEKAGIIHAGLGKSSFTAEDLRKNFDAFVDAIVKAKPSGSKGKYVRKIALSSSMGPGVKVDVAEVAAV from the coding sequence ATGGCGAAGATCACCAAGAAGGCGAAGGCCCTGGCCACCGCGATCGACCGCGAAAAGCTGCACGGCGTTGACGAGGCGCTGGGCCTGATCAAGACCCACGCGACCGCCAAGTTCGACGAAAGCGTCGAAATCGCGATCAACCTGGGCGTCGATCCCCGTCACGCCGACCAGATGGTCCGTGGCGTCGTCACGCTTCCGGCTGGTACGGGCAAGGACGTCCGCGTCGCCGTGTTCGCCCGCAACGACAAGGCGCAGCAGGCGCTCGACGCCGGTGCCGACATCGTGGGCGCGGAAGACCTGCTGGAATCGATCCAGGCCGGTAACATCGATTTCCAGCGCGTCATCGCGACGCCGGACATGATGGGTCTGGTGGGTCGCCTTGGTAAGGTTCTGGGTCCCAAGGGCCTGATGCCGAACCCGAAGCTGGGCACCGTGACGCCGAACGTCGCCGAAGCCGTGAAGGCCGCCAAGGGTGGTCAGATCGAATTCCGCGTCGAAAAGGCCGGTATCATCCACGCCGGTCTGGGCAAGTCGAGCTTCACCGCCGAAGATCTGCGCAAGAATTTCGACGCCTTCGTCGACGCGATCGTCAAGGCGAAGCCGTCGGGTTCGAAGGGCAAGTATGTCCGCAAGATCGCCCTGTCGTCCTCGATGGGTCCGGGCGTGAAGGTCGATGTGGCGGAAGTCGCCGCAGTCTGA
- the rplK gene encoding 50S ribosomal protein L11, whose amino-acid sequence MAKKITGYIKLQVPAGDAKPAPPIGPALGQRGVNIMEFCKAFNAQTANLDKGTPLPTIITVYADRSFTFTTKQPPATFLIKKAINLKSGSKEPGKVVAGKITRAQLAEIAQAKMVDLNANDIDAATKIIEGSARAMGLDVVEG is encoded by the coding sequence ATGGCCAAGAAGATTACGGGCTATATCAAACTCCAGGTGCCCGCTGGAGATGCCAAGCCTGCCCCGCCGATCGGCCCTGCCCTGGGTCAGCGCGGCGTGAACATCATGGAATTCTGCAAGGCGTTCAACGCGCAGACGGCGAATCTGGACAAGGGCACCCCCCTGCCCACCATCATCACCGTCTATGCGGATCGCAGCTTCACCTTTACCACGAAGCAGCCGCCTGCGACCTTCCTGATCAAGAAGGCGATCAACCTGAAGTCGGGTTCCAAGGAACCGGGCAAGGTCGTCGCCGGCAAGATCACGCGCGCTCAGCTCGCCGAAATCGCGCAGGCCAAGATGGTCGATCTCAACGCGAACGACATCGACGCTGCAACGAAGATCATCGAAGGCTCCGCTCGCGCGATGGGCCTCGACGTGGTGGAGGGCTGA
- the nusG gene encoding transcription termination/antitermination protein NusG, with protein MARWYIIHAYSGFENKVKELILSEAERMGLSQLVEQVEVPVETVTEVKRGKKVQVERKFMPGYVLAKLAMNDDIYHLVKNTPKVTGFLGSMGKPQAISESEAARYFGARKEAEAAPKHKVSVDYEIGDSVKVLDGPFASFNGVVEELDFEKNRVKVSVSIFGRATPVELDFEQVELSK; from the coding sequence ATGGCGCGCTGGTACATCATCCACGCCTATTCGGGCTTCGAAAACAAGGTCAAGGAATTGATCCTGTCCGAAGCCGAGCGCATGGGCCTCTCCCAACTGGTCGAACAGGTCGAAGTGCCTGTCGAAACCGTGACCGAGGTCAAGCGCGGCAAGAAGGTCCAGGTCGAGCGCAAGTTCATGCCTGGCTACGTCCTTGCCAAGCTGGCCATGAACGACGACATCTATCACCTGGTGAAGAACACGCCCAAGGTGACGGGCTTCCTGGGTTCGATGGGCAAGCCACAGGCGATCAGCGAGAGCGAAGCCGCCCGCTATTTCGGTGCCCGCAAGGAAGCCGAAGCCGCGCCCAAGCACAAGGTCAGCGTCGATTACGAAATTGGCGACAGCGTCAAGGTGCTGGACGGTCCGTTCGCCAGCTTCAACGGCGTGGTCGAGGAACTGGATTTCGAAAAGAACCGGGTCAAGGTGTCGGTGTCGATCTTCGGTCGCGCCACGCCTGTGGAACTGGACTTCGAGCAGGTCGAACTGTCGAAGTAA
- the secE gene encoding preprotein translocase subunit SecE, whose protein sequence is MAKVSPGEFVNQVQTEAKKIVWPTGRETVMTGVMVVIMTTLLGLFFFGIDTFFGAIVQWLLAFAAGR, encoded by the coding sequence ATGGCGAAGGTTTCCCCCGGCGAATTCGTCAATCAGGTGCAGACCGAAGCGAAGAAGATCGTGTGGCCCACGGGCCGCGAAACGGTGATGACCGGTGTCATGGTCGTCATCATGACAACGCTTCTGGGCCTGTTCTTCTTTGGCATCGACACCTTCTTTGGCGCGATCGTCCAGTGGTTGCTGGCTTTTGCAGCGGGTCGTTGA
- a CDS encoding YihY/virulence factor BrkB family protein, translating to MTQQVAQQVHVDAPWKIPPKAWWEILKRVYTGLGDHHVGLLAAGVAYYAFLSIAPLLAAVVLTYGLFGDPAIVSRHMQAIITVVPADAAGLINDQLLGVVSTRKPAIGFGLLLALTIAVYGATRAASAIMEALNIVYEQKEGRNILHFYRTSMGITFSAVLVVVVGVFTATVIGLLQDFLTNWGPGVLFTIKAATWVLAGLFASVIFGLIYRFGPNRRQAQWQWLTVGSVAATLFWLIATLGVSFYVSTFGNYNKTYGSLGAVVVLQLWLFVSAYIVLLGAQINAEAERQTSVDTSVPQANAARA from the coding sequence ATGACGCAGCAGGTCGCGCAGCAGGTGCATGTCGATGCGCCGTGGAAGATACCGCCAAAGGCATGGTGGGAGATTTTGAAGCGCGTCTATACGGGACTGGGCGACCATCATGTCGGGCTGCTGGCGGCCGGTGTCGCTTATTATGCATTCCTGTCGATCGCGCCTTTGCTGGCCGCCGTCGTCCTGACCTATGGGTTGTTCGGCGATCCGGCGATCGTCAGTCGCCATATGCAGGCGATCATCACGGTCGTGCCCGCCGACGCAGCGGGCCTGATCAACGACCAGTTGCTGGGCGTGGTCAGCACGCGCAAGCCCGCGATCGGGTTCGGCCTGCTGCTGGCGCTCACCATCGCCGTCTATGGCGCGACGCGGGCGGCGTCGGCGATCATGGAGGCGCTCAACATCGTCTATGAGCAGAAGGAAGGGCGCAACATCCTGCACTTCTATCGCACGTCGATGGGGATCACCTTCTCGGCTGTGCTGGTGGTGGTGGTCGGCGTGTTCACCGCGACGGTCATCGGCCTGTTGCAGGATTTCCTGACCAACTGGGGGCCGGGCGTGCTGTTCACGATCAAGGCGGCGACATGGGTGCTGGCCGGTTTGTTCGCCAGCGTCATATTCGGCCTGATCTATCGTTTCGGGCCGAACCGGCGGCAGGCGCAGTGGCAATGGCTGACGGTCGGATCGGTGGCGGCGACATTGTTCTGGCTGATCGCGACGCTCGGCGTGTCCTTCTACGTTTCCACATTCGGCAATTATAACAAGACCTACGGATCGCTGGGCGCAGTGGTGGTGCTGCAACTGTGGCTGTTCGTGTCGGCCTATATCGTGCTGCTGGGCGCGCAGATCAACGCGGAGGCCGAGCGGCAGACGAGCGTCGACACCAGCGTGCCCCAGGCAAATGCTGCGCGCGCATAA
- a CDS encoding dihydroorotase, whose product MTRLAIINGRLADPAGDAPTPGVVLIEGDRIVAAGDVAVPDDAQRVDAGGLVVAPGLIDLGVFATDKPAFHFGGITRAALMPDQRAPLDEVGLIRQATRAGKPDFWVHPIAAATRGLLGQEMAEMGLMQMAGAKAIGTGRQWIADSGVMLRVLSYASGLGLTVIAHAEDGGLTAKAVATSGETATRLGLPHAPACAEALAIARDIMLAREAGAAIHFRLVTTQAGFDLIRAAKAEGLKVTCGISPAYLFLNDQAATDFRTFARLSPPLRDEADRQASLRAVADGTVDVITSSHDPRGPEDKRLPFADASPGMAGAETLLALSLNLVREGHVTMGRLMTLLSANPARILGVNAGSFASGSAADLIFVDPDAPWIVDSARMAAAAGNTPFDKVPVQGRARRIMKGGVFL is encoded by the coding sequence ATGACACGGTTGGCCATCATCAACGGTCGCCTGGCCGATCCCGCAGGTGACGCGCCGACGCCGGGCGTCGTGCTGATCGAGGGCGACCGGATCGTCGCGGCGGGCGATGTTGCGGTGCCGGACGATGCGCAGCGTGTCGATGCGGGCGGCCTCGTCGTCGCGCCGGGCCTGATCGATCTCGGCGTCTTCGCCACCGACAAGCCGGCCTTTCATTTCGGCGGGATCACGCGCGCGGCGCTGATGCCCGACCAGCGCGCGCCGCTGGACGAGGTGGGACTGATCCGGCAGGCGACGCGGGCGGGCAAGCCCGATTTCTGGGTCCATCCGATTGCGGCGGCGACGCGCGGGTTGCTGGGCCAAGAGATGGCCGAGATGGGCCTGATGCAGATGGCGGGCGCGAAGGCGATCGGCACCGGGCGGCAGTGGATCGCTGATTCGGGTGTGATGCTACGCGTGCTGTCCTATGCCAGCGGGCTGGGCCTGACCGTCATCGCCCATGCCGAAGATGGCGGGCTGACGGCCAAGGCGGTGGCGACGAGTGGGGAGACGGCGACGCGGCTGGGCCTACCCCACGCACCGGCCTGCGCCGAAGCGCTGGCCATCGCGCGCGACATCATGCTGGCGCGCGAGGCAGGCGCGGCGATCCATTTCCGGCTGGTGACGACGCAGGCGGGGTTCGACCTCATCCGCGCGGCCAAGGCCGAAGGGCTGAAGGTGACGTGCGGCATCAGTCCGGCCTATCTGTTCCTGAACGACCAGGCGGCGACCGATTTCCGCACCTTTGCGCGCCTGTCGCCGCCGTTGCGGGACGAGGCGGACCGGCAGGCGAGCCTACGCGCGGTGGCGGACGGGACGGTCGACGTCATCACGTCCAGCCATGATCCGCGCGGGCCGGAGGACAAGCGCCTCCCCTTCGCCGACGCGTCACCCGGCATGGCGGGGGCGGAGACGCTGCTGGCGCTGTCGCTCAATCTGGTGCGGGAGGGGCATGTGACCATGGGGCGGCTGATGACGCTGCTGAGCGCCAATCCTGCGCGGATATTGGGCGTGAATGCGGGCAGCTTCGCGAGCGGGAGCGCGGCGGACCTGATCTTCGTCGATCCCGATGCGCCCTGGATCGTGGACAGCGCCCGGATGGCGGCGGCGGCGGGCAATACGCCGTTCGACAAGGTGCCGGTGCAGGGGCGCGCGCGGCGGATCATGAAGGGCGGCGTGTTTCTATAA
- a CDS encoding phytoene desaturase family protein, with the protein MTKSYDAVIIGGGHNGLVCAFYLARAGYKVRILERRGVVGGAAVTEEFHPGFRNSTASYTVSLLNPKVIRDMKLETHGYRVIERPISNFLPQPDGGYLKLGGGIEKTQAEFARFSAKDAAALPAYYAALEVVADVLRDLVLRSPPNVGDGLTMIVEALKQGRRVAGLGIEAQRDVLDLFTKSARGFLDSWFESDAVKAAFGFDAVVGNYASPDTPGSAYVLLHHVFGEVNGKKGAWGHVVGGMGAITRIMAQVVTAMGVEISLDAPVEAVLVDGGRAVGVRLESGEAVMGGAVIANVGPKLLYERMMDPSDLPVDFVKRIKAFKAGSGTFRMNVALSALPDFTCLPGAGEHHQSGIIIAPTLDYMDRAFMDAKRDGWSKAPIVEMLIPSTVDDTLAPEGCHVASLFCQQFAPELPDGRSWDDAREAAADDIIATVERHAPGFAKSVIARQIHSPLDLERKFGLVGGDIMHGNLTLDQMWAARPVLGHGGYRGPVKGLYMCGAGTHPGGGVTGAPGHNAAREVLRDGSILGKWFGRR; encoded by the coding sequence ATGACCAAAAGCTACGACGCCGTCATCATCGGGGGCGGGCATAATGGGCTGGTCTGCGCCTTCTACCTGGCGCGGGCGGGCTACAAAGTGCGCATATTGGAGCGGCGCGGCGTCGTGGGCGGGGCGGCGGTGACGGAGGAGTTCCATCCCGGCTTCCGCAATTCCACCGCCAGCTATACGGTCAGCCTGCTCAATCCCAAGGTGATCCGCGACATGAAGCTGGAGACCCATGGCTATCGCGTGATCGAGCGGCCGATCAGCAACTTCCTGCCGCAGCCCGATGGCGGCTATCTGAAACTGGGCGGCGGAATTGAGAAAACGCAGGCGGAGTTCGCCCGGTTCAGCGCGAAGGATGCCGCCGCCCTGCCCGCTTATTATGCGGCGCTGGAGGTGGTGGCGGATGTGCTGCGCGACCTGGTGCTGCGAAGCCCGCCCAATGTCGGCGATGGGCTGACGATGATCGTCGAGGCGCTGAAACAGGGGCGACGGGTCGCGGGGCTGGGGATCGAGGCGCAGCGGGACGTGCTGGACCTGTTCACCAAATCGGCGCGCGGCTTTCTGGATAGCTGGTTCGAGAGCGACGCGGTGAAGGCGGCGTTCGGTTTCGATGCGGTGGTCGGCAATTATGCGTCGCCCGATACGCCGGGCAGCGCCTATGTGCTGTTGCACCATGTGTTCGGCGAGGTGAACGGCAAGAAGGGCGCATGGGGGCATGTGGTCGGCGGCATGGGCGCAATCACGCGGATCATGGCGCAGGTCGTGACTGCGATGGGGGTGGAGATCAGCCTGGACGCGCCGGTCGAGGCGGTGCTGGTGGATGGCGGGCGTGCCGTCGGCGTGCGGCTGGAGAGCGGCGAAGCGGTGATGGGTGGCGCGGTGATCGCCAATGTCGGGCCGAAACTGCTATATGAGCGGATGATGGACCCGAGCGACCTGCCCGTAGATTTCGTCAAGCGGATCAAGGCGTTCAAGGCGGGATCGGGGACGTTCCGGATGAATGTGGCGCTGAGCGCCCTGCCCGACTTCACCTGCCTGCCGGGCGCGGGCGAGCATCACCAGTCGGGGATCATCATCGCGCCGACGCTGGACTATATGGACCGGGCCTTCATGGACGCGAAGCGGGACGGATGGTCGAAGGCGCCGATCGTGGAGATGCTGATCCCGTCCACGGTGGATGACACGCTGGCGCCCGAAGGGTGCCATGTGGCGAGCCTGTTCTGCCAGCAATTCGCGCCGGAACTGCCGGACGGACGGTCGTGGGACGACGCGCGCGAAGCGGCGGCGGACGATATCATCGCGACGGTCGAGCGCCATGCGCCGGGCTTTGCGAAGAGCGTGATCGCGCGGCAGATCCATTCGCCGCTGGATCTGGAGCGCAAGTTCGGGCTGGTCGGCGGCGACATCATGCATGGCAATCTGACGCTGGACCAGATGTGGGCGGCGCGGCCGGTGCTGGGCCATGGCGGCTATCGCGGGCCGGTGAAGGGCCTCTATATGTGCGGCGCGGGAACGCATCCGGGCGGGGGCGTAACCGGCGCGCCGGGGCATAATGCGGCGCGCGAAGTGCTGCGCGACGGGTCGATCCTGGGGAAATGGTTCGGGCGCAGGTAA
- a CDS encoding aromatic ring-hydroxylating oxygenase subunit alpha — protein sequence MVRGVLAGNDPDAGWSLPTWTYGDAEFFAVEVERIFRPSWQIVCHESDIPAPGDYHVIDYIGESVIVLRGEDGTIRAFTNVCRHRGARIVDGPGGCARKLVCPYHGWTYEQDGRLSGVPMKASYGAAFALADHGLTPVEVEAWQGFLFVRLADDGGPSVAQMMAPYAHEVAPYRFEDVRALGRVTLRPRDVNWKIIGDNYADGLHIAVAHPGLKRLMGDGYGVESSAHVDTMWGPILDRPSANLSERAYQHFLPPVPHLPPERQRLWTYYKLWPNVAFDIYPDQIDFMQWLPVSPTQTLIREISYAIPNSRREMRVARYLNWRINRQVNVEDTDLVARVQAGMASASFTVGPLSEQEVALRHFCGRVRDVIPQARLHRAPGMGWSNMA from the coding sequence ATGGTTCGCGGGGTGCTGGCGGGGAATGATCCCGATGCGGGGTGGAGCCTGCCGACCTGGACCTATGGCGACGCCGAGTTTTTCGCGGTCGAGGTGGAACGCATCTTCCGCCCATCCTGGCAGATCGTGTGCCATGAGAGCGACATTCCCGCACCCGGCGATTATCATGTGATTGATTATATTGGTGAAAGCGTGATCGTCCTGCGCGGTGAAGACGGGACGATACGCGCCTTCACCAATGTGTGTCGCCATCGCGGTGCGCGCATCGTGGACGGTCCCGGCGGTTGCGCCAGGAAGCTGGTCTGCCCCTATCATGGCTGGACTTACGAACAGGATGGGCGGCTTTCGGGCGTGCCGATGAAGGCCAGCTATGGCGCGGCGTTCGCGCTGGCGGATCATGGATTGACGCCGGTCGAGGTGGAGGCGTGGCAGGGCTTTCTGTTCGTGCGGCTGGCCGATGATGGCGGACCGTCCGTGGCGCAGATGATGGCGCCCTACGCGCATGAAGTCGCGCCCTACAGGTTCGAAGACGTGCGGGCATTGGGGCGAGTGACGCTGCGGCCTCGGGACGTGAACTGGAAGATCATCGGCGACAATTATGCGGACGGACTGCATATCGCGGTGGCGCATCCGGGCCTCAAGCGCCTGATGGGTGATGGCTATGGCGTGGAATCCAGCGCGCATGTCGACACGATGTGGGGGCCGATCCTGGACCGGCCGTCGGCCAACCTGTCCGAGCGGGCCTATCAGCATTTCCTTCCGCCAGTGCCGCATCTGCCACCCGAGCGGCAGCGGTTGTGGACCTATTACAAGCTGTGGCCCAATGTCGCCTTCGACATCTATCCCGACCAGATCGACTTCATGCAGTGGCTGCCGGTGTCGCCGACGCAGACGCTGATCCGTGAGATCAGCTATGCGATCCCCAACTCACGGCGGGAGATGCGGGTGGCGCGTTACCTCAATTGGCGGATCAACCGACAGGTGAATGTCGAGGATACGGACCTTGTCGCGCGGGTGCAGGCGGGCATGGCATCGGCGAGCTTCACGGTGGGGCCGCTGTCCGAGCAGGAAGTGGCGTTGCGGCATTTTTGCGGGCGGGTGCGCGATGTGATCCCGCAGGCGCGGCTGCATCGGGCGCCGGGGATGGGGTGGAGCAACATGGCATGA
- a CDS encoding bile acid:sodium symporter family protein produces the protein MQRLRQALDPFLILLIATVALSSILPARGIGAWVADMAADVGIVLLFFLHGAKLSRAAIWSGAKAWKLHLATLATTFVAFPLLGLIVGQFGFVPIDMRPGLLFLALLPSTVQSSIAFTAIARGNVAGAVVSASFSNLLGIFLTPVLVALLMQRSGSGSLISLSSVEGIVLQLLLPFVVGHLMRPWIGGFIERHKAMIGRVDRGSILLVVYAAFSAAVVEGLWSKVSSEELLVLALLCIGMLVAILFFTLMVGRMLGLSREDAIVLQFCGSKKSLASGVPIAGVLFPAAAVGPILLPIMVFHQIQLMVCAYLARRYGAQADGERDSELDS, from the coding sequence ATACAGCGCCTGCGTCAAGCCCTGGACCCTTTTTTGATCCTGTTGATCGCGACCGTCGCCCTCTCGTCCATCCTGCCGGCGCGGGGGATCGGCGCGTGGGTCGCAGACATGGCGGCCGATGTCGGCATCGTGCTGCTCTTTTTCCTGCATGGCGCAAAATTGTCGCGCGCGGCGATCTGGAGCGGGGCGAAGGCGTGGAAGTTGCACCTGGCGACGCTGGCAACGACCTTCGTCGCCTTTCCCCTGTTGGGACTGATCGTCGGGCAATTCGGGTTCGTGCCCATAGACATGCGGCCCGGGCTGTTGTTCCTGGCGCTGCTGCCATCGACGGTGCAGTCGTCCATCGCCTTTACCGCGATCGCGCGGGGCAATGTGGCCGGGGCGGTGGTCAGCGCTTCCTTTTCCAACCTGCTGGGCATTTTCCTGACGCCGGTGCTGGTCGCGCTGCTGATGCAGAGGAGCGGTAGCGGGAGCCTGATTTCCCTGTCCTCGGTCGAAGGAATCGTGCTGCAACTGCTGCTGCCCTTCGTCGTCGGCCATCTGATGCGGCCCTGGATCGGCGGCTTCATCGAGCGGCACAAGGCGATGATCGGACGGGTCGACCGGGGATCGATCTTGCTGGTGGTCTATGCCGCCTTTTCCGCCGCGGTGGTCGAGGGATTATGGTCCAAGGTTTCGAGCGAGGAACTGCTGGTGCTGGCGCTGCTGTGCATCGGGATGCTGGTGGCGATCCTGTTCTTCACGCTGATGGTGGGCCGGATGCTGGGCCTGTCGCGGGAAGATGCGATCGTGCTGCAATTTTGCGGGTCGAAGAAGAGTTTGGCGTCGGGCGTGCCGATAGCGGGCGTGCTGTTCCCGGCTGCGGCGGTGGGCCCGATCCTGTTGCCGATTATGGTCTTCCACCAGATCCAGTTGATGGTCTGCGCCTATCTGGCGCGACGTTACGGGGCACAGGCGGACGGTGAAAGAGACAGCGAGTTGGACAGTTGA